TCGGGTTTTGTCGTAGGCTCcgttagatatattatattaatcGATGGAAATATCTCCTCCTCAGCTCCTCGTCCTCCTTGGCctggccgccctcgccgccgcccgccccgACGAGATCCTCGACTTCGAGGGCGACGACGCCGAGCACGACCAGGAGGGCGAGCCGGGCAAGGCCGTCACCGGAGAGTACAAGTGAGTctgaataccattatcatcatcacaataaaagAATATTCAATTGTCGCTAAACGAATGACAAACACATTCCCTAGGATGAAATGGTTACCTGCGTCGGCTTTAGAATAAATAGCGAATCTGACTTTCTTCCTCCCGCAGGTGGGAGAGCCCCGAGGGCATCGAGTTCGTGGTGAAGTACATCGCCGACGACAAGGGCTTCCGCGTCCTCGAGTCCAACGCCGTGCCCTCCGCCGGCGGCGTCCGCGCTGACGGCGAGCAGGCCGACCTCGACGGAGACtccgaggaagacgaagacgacaagTAAACGGATATGAGAACTTCGGTGACACGCAGGGATGGCGCCGCGTGTGCCGAACGCCTTCGGTTGACCCATCACATCATCTAATTTATCAAACATCTTGCATTCTTTTCCTTCCATGTAATTCTTTTGTAAATAAACTTTCAATACGCTGAGTTGCCAGTTTTATATAAGGCATAAAcgattgtatatacattatatgaaagCACTTAGATGTACTCATGcacttataagaaaaaaaaaaaaaaaacatgtacatatatacaggtatctatttatctgtctgttcatctatctatctatatacatatatatgtatacacagtcatatatctgtctgtctgtctgtctctctctctctctctctctctctctctctctctctctctctctctctctctctctctcttctctatatatatatatatatatatatatatatatatatatatatatatatatatatatgtatatatatttatatatatacatatatatatatatatatttatatatatatatatatatatatatatatatatatatatatatatatatatgtgtgtatgtatgtgtgtgtgtgtgtgtgtgtgtgtgtgtgtgtgtgtgtgtgtgtgtgtgtgtgtgtgtgtgtgtgtgtgtgtgtgtgtgtgtgtgtgtgtgtgtgtgtgtggtatgtgtgtgtggtgtgtatgtgtgtgtatgcgtgtgtacgtatatgtgtatgtgtatttatacatatatatctatatgtatgtatatata
The DNA window shown above is from Penaeus vannamei isolate JL-2024 chromosome 12, ASM4276789v1, whole genome shotgun sequence and carries:
- the LOC113821047 gene encoding uncharacterized protein yields the protein MKVMLLVLLGLAALAAARPDEILDFEGDDAEHDQEGEPGKAVTGEYKWESPEGIEFVVKYIADDKGFRVLESNAVPSAGGVRADGEQADLDGDSEEDEDDK